The following are encoded in a window of Roseimaritima ulvae genomic DNA:
- a CDS encoding Uma2 family endonuclease, with amino-acid sequence MSSVQKFAPRYTIEQYVQWQGDWELWEGVAIAMTPSPSGIHQGVVTRLSRILGNAIEAEQCDAEPFVELDWIISDDTVVRPDVLVVCGTPPDRHLEQTPTMVAEVLSDCP; translated from the coding sequence ATGTCGTCCGTCCAGAAATTTGCTCCACGGTACACGATCGAGCAATACGTCCAATGGCAGGGCGACTGGGAATTGTGGGAGGGAGTCGCGATTGCGATGACGCCGAGTCCGTCTGGAATTCATCAGGGTGTCGTGACTCGCCTGAGTCGCATACTGGGCAACGCCATCGAAGCCGAGCAGTGTGATGCGGAGCCGTTTGTGGAGCTAGATTGGATCATCAGCGACGACACGGTTGTGCGACCCGACGTGTTGGTGGTGTGTGGAACTCCGCCAGACCGACATTTAGAGCAGACGCCGACGATGGTCGCCGAGGTATTATCGGATTGCCCGTGA
- a CDS encoding alpha/beta hydrolase, with translation MTDPNWKARCQRRLAGRVVLKPSTHDIDHGDQQRVELDAGPCGKIEAFVHAERPLHEAAPELLVLKLPGTGGRAERSSQLPVNYLDDVHAEVWTWNPPGYGGSPGRASFDTMPIAALNFFDAVTDRRADADTKIWLMGNSLGCAVALLQASQRSVHGLILRNPPPLVQTIPHVAVYGRPGWLHPLLRGPAQWIAQGVPEDMDTLHTAAHCSAPAVFIQSQADTLVPPRLQAMVRDNYAGPQRLIEWEGLEHHGIPQEEHLQQLAEGIDWLRAQE, from the coding sequence ATGACGGATCCGAACTGGAAAGCTCGCTGCCAGCGGCGGCTGGCCGGACGCGTGGTATTGAAGCCGTCGACGCATGACATCGACCATGGCGACCAGCAACGCGTGGAACTGGACGCCGGACCATGCGGAAAGATCGAAGCCTTTGTGCATGCCGAACGTCCGCTGCATGAAGCCGCTCCCGAGCTGCTGGTGCTGAAACTGCCCGGCACCGGCGGTCGCGCCGAACGCTCCAGTCAGTTGCCCGTCAATTATCTGGACGACGTGCATGCCGAAGTCTGGACCTGGAATCCACCCGGCTACGGCGGCAGCCCCGGTCGAGCTTCCTTTGATACTATGCCGATCGCCGCCTTGAATTTCTTTGATGCCGTGACGGATCGCCGCGCCGATGCGGATACAAAAATCTGGCTGATGGGCAATAGCTTGGGCTGCGCAGTGGCTCTGCTGCAAGCTTCCCAGCGATCTGTCCACGGCTTGATCCTCCGCAACCCGCCGCCGCTGGTGCAGACGATTCCCCACGTGGCTGTCTACGGTCGCCCCGGCTGGCTGCATCCGCTGCTTCGCGGCCCGGCCCAATGGATCGCTCAAGGCGTGCCCGAGGATATGGATACGCTGCACACCGCGGCCCACTGTTCCGCTCCGGCGGTGTTTATCCAATCGCAAGCCGACACGCTCGTGCCGCCTCGACTGCAAGCCATGGTACGCGATAACTACGCCGGTCCGCAGCGGTTGATCGAGTGGGAAGGTTTGGAGCATCACGGCATTCCGCAGGAAGAACATCTGCAGCAACTGGCCGAAGGCATCGATTGGTTGCGGGCGCAAGAGTAA
- a CDS encoding S1C family serine protease — MMHLNRICRFGLLLPLLASGLFSGNLAAEDLGTPDWMRNRLSTRISNRRDNGQMMRLVAPLAEKAGAATVQVLSDGKPVALGAIVSTDGYVLTKRSELSADPLRVRLADGRLMQARIAAVRRSVDLALLHIDNVRGLQRVEFSEQEPVIGSFLISAGRGDSPIGFGVMGVRPRRVGHVGRLGVALRNDPQGQALVDGVWPASGADDAGVLPGDRIIAVNGHDEAGQKRVISALRGMYPGEIVRLTIQRDETTVELEAQIRDFSLMQESENDARVNGARSRRLSGFDRVLQHDTVLEPDQCGGPVLNTEGQVVGLNIARAGRVVSYALPGSLVLPQLIEMLKEARGTVPATAN, encoded by the coding sequence ATGATGCACCTGAATCGAATCTGTCGCTTTGGACTGTTGTTGCCGTTGCTGGCTTCGGGGCTGTTCAGCGGTAACCTGGCGGCGGAAGACCTGGGCACGCCCGACTGGATGCGGAACCGTCTGAGCACACGGATTTCTAATCGCCGGGATAATGGCCAGATGATGCGACTGGTCGCGCCGCTGGCAGAGAAAGCCGGCGCGGCGACCGTCCAGGTATTGTCCGACGGCAAGCCCGTAGCCTTGGGCGCGATCGTGTCGACCGACGGTTACGTGCTGACCAAACGCAGCGAACTGAGCGCCGATCCGCTGCGGGTGCGATTGGCCGATGGACGATTGATGCAAGCCCGGATCGCCGCCGTCCGGCGGTCGGTGGACCTGGCCCTACTGCACATCGACAACGTCCGTGGCCTGCAACGCGTCGAATTCTCCGAACAAGAACCCGTGATCGGCAGCTTCCTGATCAGCGCTGGCCGTGGTGACTCCCCGATCGGCTTCGGTGTGATGGGCGTGCGACCGCGACGCGTGGGCCACGTGGGCCGGCTGGGCGTAGCACTGCGAAACGATCCGCAAGGTCAAGCTTTGGTCGACGGCGTGTGGCCGGCCAGCGGAGCCGATGACGCGGGAGTCTTGCCCGGTGATCGTATCATCGCGGTCAACGGGCATGACGAAGCGGGACAAAAACGCGTGATCAGCGCGCTGCGTGGCATGTACCCCGGCGAAATCGTGCGACTGACCATTCAACGCGACGAAACCACCGTGGAACTGGAAGCCCAGATCCGCGATTTCTCTCTGATGCAAGAATCCGAAAACGATGCCCGCGTCAACGGCGCCCGCAGTAGGCGATTGAGCGGATTCGATCGCGTGCTGCAACACGACACCGTGCTGGAACCCGATCAATGCGGCGGCCCGGTGCTCAACACCGAAGGCCAAGTCGTGGGCCTGAACATCGCCCGAGCCGGTCGCGTGGTCAGCTACGCCTTGCCCGGTTCGCTCGTCCTGCCCCAGCTGATCGAAATGCTCAAAGAAGCTCGCGGCACCGTCCCGGCAACAGCCAACTAA
- a CDS encoding S1C family serine protease codes for MIATVGLLATSPIAPAQQINQPAQQVGEPAQQVVQPAPQVNQLAQQQAEAPEQLRQAAADGATYVAPPEQLVTIIREGRVPSTLDQLLALETQQKKIAKRAAACTVNIQINGHEAGNTQGCGVIISEDGFVLTAAHVAERPGLRVKLTLADGRSFTARTLGMNRKVDAGLIRIDPGQNQGKPWPHASLGDSKHLRPGMWCIATGHPGGYDIHRGMVTRVGRILSIRTGSIVTDCALIGGDSGGPLFDMQGRLIAVHSRIGNDVADNLHVPVHHYEDSWDDLYAGKSWGFLPGFRPVLGVRGNPNSQLAVVDSVRDNSPAEQAGIMAGDIIERLGPDVITDFDSLKQAVAQTMPGKRVIVRLQRNGEIKRLIVEIGRDTRYDE; via the coding sequence TTGATCGCTACCGTTGGCCTGCTGGCCACCAGCCCGATCGCCCCAGCACAGCAAATCAACCAACCCGCGCAGCAAGTTGGCGAACCCGCGCAGCAAGTCGTCCAGCCCGCGCCGCAGGTCAATCAGCTCGCCCAGCAGCAGGCCGAGGCCCCCGAGCAGCTCCGGCAAGCGGCCGCTGACGGAGCGACCTACGTGGCACCGCCCGAGCAATTGGTGACGATCATCCGCGAAGGCCGCGTTCCCAGCACCCTGGATCAATTGCTGGCCTTGGAAACTCAGCAGAAAAAGATCGCCAAGCGGGCGGCTGCCTGCACGGTGAATATTCAAATCAATGGGCACGAAGCCGGCAATACGCAGGGCTGTGGCGTAATTATCAGCGAAGACGGCTTTGTGCTGACCGCCGCACACGTCGCCGAACGGCCGGGCTTGCGAGTCAAGCTGACGCTGGCTGATGGACGGTCCTTCACCGCTCGCACCCTGGGCATGAACCGCAAAGTCGACGCGGGTTTGATCCGCATCGATCCCGGTCAGAATCAAGGCAAACCCTGGCCGCATGCTTCGCTGGGCGATAGCAAACATCTTCGCCCCGGAATGTGGTGCATCGCCACCGGGCACCCCGGCGGCTACGACATCCACCGCGGGATGGTCACTCGTGTGGGACGGATCTTGAGTATCCGCACCGGGTCGATCGTGACCGACTGTGCGTTGATCGGCGGCGATAGCGGTGGTCCGCTGTTTGATATGCAGGGTCGCCTGATCGCCGTGCACAGCCGGATCGGCAACGACGTGGCGGACAACTTGCATGTTCCGGTGCACCACTACGAAGACAGCTGGGACGACCTGTATGCCGGTAAATCCTGGGGCTTTCTGCCGGGCTTCCGGCCCGTGCTGGGCGTCCGAGGCAATCCGAACAGTCAATTGGCGGTGGTGGATTCGGTCCGCGACAATTCGCCCGCCGAGCAGGCCGGTATTATGGCTGGCGATATTATCGAACGCTTGGGCCCGGACGTGATCACCGATTTCGACTCCCTGAAACAGGCCGTCGCTCAAACCATGCCCGGTAAACGGGTGATTGTGCGGCTGCAACGAAACGGGGAAATCAAACGGCTGATCGTGGAAATCGGCCGTGACACCCGTTACGACGAATAG
- a CDS encoding SDR family oxidoreductase — translation MSNEPLSAASGPGRALIVGCGYLGRRVASRLLAEGWQVAATTRKQSRVKELERMGVEPVVADWTDRRSLLALPPHDRVLVAVAYDAASGASRYETQFLGFRNLLLATDPAADLCYVSTTGVFHQSGGEWVDERSPCRPRQASARVHLEAEQLLTVHRRRGPWCVLRLAGIYGPDRVPRVRNVLSGQPIEADPQSFLNLIHVEDAAAAVIECWRAGPHKRQRYYVVSDGVPVRREAFYSEVSRITGGPQPQFQAPNSPTASRRGGDKRIWNAAVRRDLLPQLQFPSYRDGLRAILSH, via the coding sequence ATGTCCAACGAACCCCTCTCCGCCGCTTCCGGACCCGGTCGCGCTCTGATTGTGGGCTGCGGATACTTGGGCCGACGGGTCGCTTCGCGGCTCTTGGCCGAGGGCTGGCAAGTCGCTGCCACGACGCGTAAGCAAAGCCGTGTCAAGGAGTTAGAGCGGATGGGTGTGGAGCCCGTGGTGGCGGACTGGACGGACCGCCGCAGTCTGCTGGCTCTGCCGCCGCACGACCGTGTGTTGGTGGCGGTGGCCTACGACGCCGCGTCCGGGGCCAGTCGCTACGAAACTCAATTTCTCGGATTTCGCAATCTACTCTTGGCCACCGACCCGGCCGCCGACCTGTGTTACGTCAGTACCACGGGGGTTTTTCACCAGTCCGGCGGGGAGTGGGTGGACGAGCGTTCCCCCTGTCGGCCCCGGCAAGCGTCGGCTCGCGTGCATCTGGAAGCCGAGCAGTTGTTGACGGTCCACCGGCGCCGCGGCCCCTGGTGTGTGCTGCGGCTGGCGGGGATCTACGGGCCCGACCGGGTGCCGCGGGTACGAAACGTGCTCTCCGGGCAACCGATCGAAGCGGATCCGCAGAGTTTTCTGAATTTGATCCATGTGGAAGACGCCGCGGCGGCCGTGATCGAGTGTTGGCGTGCTGGTCCCCACAAGCGTCAACGTTATTATGTCGTCTCCGACGGCGTCCCGGTGCGTCGCGAAGCCTTTTACAGCGAAGTTTCGCGGATCACCGGCGGTCCCCAACCGCAGTTTCAGGCCCCCAATTCGCCCACCGCCTCTCGCCGGGGCGGCGACAAGCGAATTTGGAACGCGGCGGTGCGGAGGGACTTACTGCCCCAACTACAATTTCCCAGCTATCGCGACGGTTTGCGTGCGATCCTCAGTCACTAA
- a CDS encoding MBL fold metallo-hydrolase, whose translation MLSRKPLFPGVIELNFQAGEVFGCNVYLVFDGDEWLLIDIGYEETVDDFIEVIRQLDFPLSRCKTLVATHADVDHIQGLAKAKQVLRTSVTSHPNAVKPLQSGDRLLTLAEIEAQGLQMDMPPVEIEHQVNDGDIIQVGEKQLEVWHTPGHTDSQLAFRLDKILLSGDNIYRDGCVGAIDAHHGSDIKAFIKSLTRIRDSDVEWLLPSHGPMFRKDTAMLDATIERLKGYLTMADFGTLAESWPLMDEWEDEVAEGKLPEGLGG comes from the coding sequence ATGCTGTCTCGCAAGCCGTTGTTCCCAGGCGTGATCGAACTCAATTTCCAAGCCGGCGAAGTTTTCGGCTGCAATGTCTATCTGGTCTTTGATGGCGATGAATGGTTATTGATCGATATCGGGTATGAAGAAACCGTCGATGATTTTATCGAAGTCATCCGGCAGCTGGATTTTCCCCTGTCGCGATGCAAGACCTTGGTCGCCACACATGCCGACGTCGACCATATTCAGGGATTGGCCAAAGCCAAGCAGGTGCTGCGGACGAGCGTCACCTCGCACCCCAATGCCGTCAAACCGCTGCAGAGCGGCGATCGCCTGCTGACGCTGGCCGAAATCGAAGCTCAGGGGCTGCAGATGGATATGCCGCCGGTGGAAATCGAACATCAGGTCAACGACGGCGACATCATCCAAGTCGGCGAGAAGCAGCTGGAGGTCTGGCACACGCCGGGGCATACCGACAGCCAGTTGGCGTTCCGTCTCGATAAAATCTTGTTGAGCGGCGACAACATTTATCGCGATGGTTGTGTGGGCGCGATCGACGCCCATCACGGCAGCGATATCAAGGCCTTCATCAAGTCGCTGACGCGGATCCGTGACAGCGACGTGGAATGGTTGTTGCCCAGCCACGGTCCGATGTTCCGCAAAGACACCGCGATGTTGGACGCCACGATCGAGCGGCTGAAGGGCTACCTGACGATGGCCGACTTCGGCACCTTGGCCGAGTCGTGGCCGTTGATGGACGAGTGGGAAGACGAAGTCGCCGAGGGCAAGCTGCCCGAAGGCCTCGGCGGCTAA
- a CDS encoding LamG-like jellyroll fold domain-containing protein codes for MRYFALTAALVCLLTGGSIANGQTPSDHAHDHDPPHAHPHGHDHSHPHGSAPFTTRQNSRVLPLAKEDDVFHFVVYGDRTGGVPEGLRVLEQAVRDTNLLDPDLVMTVGDLIQGYNTTEEWMPQMKEYKAIMDRLEMRWFPVAGNHDVYWRGQGKAPEGQHENSYEKHFGPLWYSFKHKNAGFIVLYSDEGDRATNRKGFSDGKLQTMSDEQLEFLQQALEQLQDQQHVFVFLHHPRWIGGGYTGGNWNVVHEKLKAAGNVSAVFAGHIHHMRFDGPKDGIAYYTLATTGGHLGAEIPDAGYLHHLNVVTVRPDGYRVAALPIGAVIDPTEFTEAFLGQVALARSIVPKQESNNVMLQLDGSATGQVTLRLQNPCERAVEGTLSLVAGGSWTSSLDHHHFEIQPGQQVAVPVQLRRQAGRENDVTLPRVSVELEYIGESARVRLPEAITPIAVSLAGVPADYFAGELNQCLKVSGESSAVRVDSKALEVPNGPLTLEAWVRPSEIAGHRGVVAKTESSEFALFMDEGVPQFDIHLGGRYVTAAAKKPLVANRWTHLAGVFDGQTVTLFVDGQQVASTPGKGKRRTNGLPLYVGADPSRGGQPTRSFDGLLDEVRVSSAAVYEGDFEPARRLVPDADTRLLLHLDRSVGPFVLDHSAAAGHATMGSNSALVPVPSE; via the coding sequence ATGCGATACTTTGCCTTAACCGCAGCACTGGTGTGTCTGTTAACCGGCGGTTCGATTGCCAATGGTCAAACTCCCTCCGATCACGCGCATGATCACGACCCCCCGCACGCCCATCCACATGGTCACGACCATTCACACCCGCACGGTTCGGCTCCGTTTACCACTCGCCAGAATTCTCGCGTGTTGCCGTTGGCCAAAGAAGACGACGTGTTTCACTTCGTCGTCTACGGCGACCGCACGGGGGGCGTTCCCGAGGGCCTGCGAGTGCTCGAACAGGCCGTCCGCGACACCAATCTGTTGGATCCCGATTTGGTGATGACCGTGGGCGACCTGATCCAGGGTTACAACACGACCGAAGAGTGGATGCCGCAGATGAAGGAATACAAAGCGATCATGGATCGTTTGGAGATGCGTTGGTTTCCGGTGGCGGGCAATCATGACGTCTACTGGCGCGGCCAGGGAAAGGCTCCCGAAGGACAACACGAAAACAGCTACGAAAAACATTTCGGACCGCTGTGGTATTCCTTTAAACATAAAAACGCCGGCTTCATCGTGTTGTATAGCGATGAAGGTGACCGGGCGACCAACCGCAAAGGTTTCAGCGACGGCAAGCTGCAGACGATGAGCGACGAACAGTTGGAGTTCCTGCAACAGGCTCTGGAACAGCTTCAAGATCAACAGCATGTGTTTGTGTTCTTGCACCATCCCCGCTGGATCGGTGGCGGATACACCGGAGGCAACTGGAATGTGGTTCACGAAAAATTGAAAGCCGCCGGCAATGTGAGCGCGGTGTTTGCCGGACACATTCACCATATGCGGTTCGATGGTCCCAAGGATGGAATCGCTTATTACACCTTGGCCACCACGGGCGGTCATCTGGGTGCCGAGATCCCCGACGCCGGATACCTGCATCACTTGAACGTGGTCACCGTCCGTCCGGACGGCTACCGTGTGGCCGCTTTGCCGATCGGAGCGGTGATCGATCCCACGGAATTCACCGAAGCGTTTTTGGGGCAGGTGGCGTTGGCGCGCTCGATTGTGCCCAAACAGGAATCCAACAACGTGATGTTGCAATTGGATGGTTCGGCGACCGGGCAGGTGACGCTGCGGCTGCAGAACCCCTGCGAGCGAGCTGTCGAAGGCACGCTGTCGTTGGTCGCCGGCGGCAGTTGGACGTCTTCGTTGGATCACCATCACTTTGAAATTCAGCCGGGCCAACAGGTGGCGGTGCCGGTTCAGTTGCGGCGGCAGGCGGGGCGTGAAAACGATGTGACGCTGCCCCGGGTGAGTGTCGAATTGGAATACATCGGCGAATCGGCTCGGGTGCGTTTGCCTGAAGCGATAACTCCAATCGCGGTGTCTTTGGCCGGCGTGCCGGCGGATTATTTTGCCGGCGAGTTGAATCAGTGTCTCAAGGTCAGCGGAGAGTCCTCGGCGGTGCGAGTCGACTCGAAAGCCCTCGAGGTTCCCAACGGGCCGCTCACGTTGGAGGCTTGGGTGCGACCCTCGGAGATCGCTGGACACCGCGGTGTCGTGGCCAAAACCGAATCGTCGGAATTCGCCCTGTTCATGGATGAAGGCGTGCCGCAGTTCGATATCCACTTGGGTGGGCGGTACGTCACGGCGGCTGCCAAAAAACCGCTGGTGGCGAATCGCTGGACGCACCTGGCGGGCGTGTTCGATGGGCAGACCGTGACGCTTTTCGTGGACGGTCAACAGGTGGCCAGTACGCCCGGCAAGGGCAAACGTCGGACCAATGGTTTGCCGTTGTACGTGGGAGCCGATCCCAGTCGCGGTGGCCAACCCACTCGTTCCTTTGACGGTTTGCTGGACGAAGTACGCGTCTCATCGGCGGCCGTCTACGAGGGCGACTTCGAGCCCGCGCGGCGGCTGGTCCCGGACGCCGACACCCGTTTGCTGTTGCATCTGGATCGCAGCGTCGGCCCCTTTGTGCTCGACCACAGCGCAGCCGCCGGGCACGCCACCATGGGTAGCAACTCGGCATTGGTACCGGTGCCCAGCGAGTAA
- a CDS encoding eL43 family ribosomal protein: MSPSPNPFEPPPAPRPESIDPANGNFAPCPRCGQPIAQRVGFTLWGGVLGPKLFTHVKCQTCGNKYNGKTGQSNASVIAVYTVGSIVVGAFVAIVAMRMLTI; the protein is encoded by the coding sequence ATGTCCCCATCGCCCAACCCTTTTGAACCGCCACCGGCGCCGCGGCCCGAGAGCATTGATCCGGCGAATGGGAACTTTGCTCCCTGTCCGCGCTGTGGTCAGCCGATTGCTCAGCGGGTGGGCTTTACGCTGTGGGGCGGCGTGTTGGGGCCCAAATTATTTACCCACGTGAAGTGTCAGACCTGCGGCAATAAATACAACGGCAAGACGGGCCAATCGAATGCCTCGGTGATCGCGGTTTATACCGTGGGTTCGATCGTCGTGGGCGCGTTTGTAGCGATCGTCGCGATGCGGATGCTGACGATCTGA
- a CDS encoding EAL domain-containing protein: MTWTSPASATDSLRRSTVASQDVWFLSGATRGEEEVRHIPVDENPFVVGRKPGVALSLHFQTVSGHHASLWVENGELFVKDLDSTNGTYVNGTRIDRPTPVCEEDLVHFAEAPFRVRRQSATGFSCGTIAENVCDQALALVQFDRLMSQRLVVPHFQLILDLRNRASVGFEVLGRGRVFGLESVGAMFQAAEQLNLEVELSRLLRWEGVRVGRDLPERPTLYVNTHPKEMADEGLIESLGKLREMAGNTPLVLEIHEASVTEPAMMKKLHARLKDLGMQLAYDDFGAGQARLAELIEARPDCLKFDISLIRGIDQADPHRYQMLETLVRMVRDLDIVALAEGIETPEEAQACEDIGFDLAQGFYFGRPAPA; encoded by the coding sequence ATGACCTGGACTTCCCCCGCATCGGCAACCGACTCGCTTCGCCGCAGCACTGTGGCAAGTCAAGATGTGTGGTTCCTGTCCGGCGCCACCCGCGGTGAAGAAGAAGTCCGTCATATTCCCGTCGACGAAAATCCCTTTGTTGTCGGCCGAAAACCGGGCGTGGCGCTTTCGCTCCATTTTCAGACCGTTAGCGGGCACCATGCTTCGCTATGGGTGGAGAACGGCGAACTGTTCGTCAAAGACCTCGATAGCACCAACGGGACCTACGTTAACGGCACCCGCATCGATCGGCCGACGCCGGTTTGCGAAGAGGATCTGGTGCACTTTGCCGAAGCTCCGTTCCGCGTGCGGCGACAATCCGCTACCGGGTTTAGTTGCGGTACGATCGCGGAAAACGTCTGCGACCAAGCTTTGGCTTTGGTGCAGTTTGATCGCCTGATGAGCCAGCGGTTGGTGGTTCCTCATTTTCAGCTGATCCTCGATCTGCGGAATCGTGCCTCGGTCGGGTTCGAAGTATTGGGCCGTGGCCGAGTGTTCGGCTTGGAGTCCGTCGGCGCCATGTTCCAGGCTGCCGAACAATTAAATCTGGAAGTCGAGCTGAGCCGGTTGTTGCGTTGGGAAGGGGTTCGCGTGGGCCGTGACCTACCCGAACGCCCCACCTTGTACGTCAACACCCACCCCAAAGAAATGGCCGATGAAGGTTTGATCGAATCGCTTGGCAAGCTTCGTGAAATGGCCGGCAACACGCCGTTGGTATTAGAGATTCACGAAGCTTCGGTGACCGAGCCGGCGATGATGAAAAAACTGCACGCCCGGCTGAAAGATCTGGGTATGCAACTGGCCTACGACGACTTCGGCGCCGGCCAGGCCAGGTTAGCCGAACTGATCGAGGCTCGACCGGACTGCTTGAAATTCGATATCTCTCTGATTCGAGGTATCGACCAAGCCGATCCGCATCGCTATCAGATGCTCGAGACGCTGGTCCGCATGGTTCGCGATCTGGATATCGTGGCCTTGGCCGAAGGCATCGAAACGCCGGAAGAGGCGCAGGCCTGCGAAGATATCGGTTTCGATCTCGCTCAAGGCTTCTACTTTGGCCGCCCGGCACCGGCCTAA
- a CDS encoding AAA family ATPase: MSAVLRDTHTIESGLLNGLLSDDTFWPVTPRNLAETGLSESFVEALVLKTVLTIGTLSGRNIAERTGLPFRVIEPMLERLRTRKLVAHVRPAPFNDYYYSLTDAGQRGAQVHMQQCSYAGPAPVPLTDYVLSVEAQAAGLEPIDRDQLQEALQKISYQDELLDQLGPAINSNSGLFLYGPPGNGKTTVARCLTQCLGQEIWIPHAILDDGNLIKLQDDAFHREAPVPEGDGVIKAQEWDRRWLRIQRPTVVVGGELVMDNLEVRHDKRSNICEAPLQLKSNCGCLLIDDFGRQRIQPEELLNRWIVPLENRHDYLTLPTGKKIQTPFEQLIIFSTNLNPDQLVDEAFLRRVPYKIFVDDPSEDEFRAITRAVAESFGFSHGSEAAEHLLAMYRKHDRRRRRCHPRDLLTQVNNFCKYRKLKPQLRPEFLDKACLSYFSEL; this comes from the coding sequence ATGTCTGCCGTGCTGCGAGACACCCATACCATCGAATCCGGCCTGCTCAACGGGCTGTTGTCCGACGATACGTTTTGGCCGGTGACGCCGCGGAATCTGGCGGAAACCGGACTGAGTGAATCGTTTGTGGAAGCCTTGGTCCTAAAAACCGTGCTAACCATCGGAACCCTCAGCGGCCGCAATATCGCCGAGCGTACGGGGCTGCCCTTCCGCGTCATCGAACCGATGCTGGAACGACTGCGGACCCGCAAGCTGGTGGCCCATGTACGGCCCGCCCCGTTTAACGACTATTACTATTCGTTGACCGACGCTGGACAGCGTGGTGCCCAGGTCCATATGCAGCAGTGCTCCTATGCCGGCCCCGCGCCGGTGCCCTTGACGGATTATGTGCTCAGCGTGGAAGCACAAGCCGCGGGCCTGGAACCGATCGATCGCGACCAGCTGCAAGAGGCGTTGCAGAAAATTTCCTACCAGGACGAACTACTGGATCAACTCGGTCCGGCGATCAACAGCAATTCGGGACTGTTTCTCTATGGTCCGCCCGGCAACGGCAAAACCACCGTAGCCCGTTGCCTGACCCAATGCTTGGGACAAGAGATCTGGATCCCGCATGCCATCCTGGACGATGGCAATTTGATCAAACTGCAGGACGACGCCTTTCATCGCGAGGCTCCGGTACCCGAGGGGGATGGGGTTATCAAAGCCCAGGAATGGGATCGACGCTGGCTGCGCATCCAACGCCCTACCGTGGTCGTGGGCGGCGAATTGGTGATGGACAATCTGGAAGTCCGCCACGATAAACGCAGCAACATCTGCGAGGCTCCGCTACAACTGAAAAGCAATTGCGGCTGCCTGCTGATTGACGACTTCGGCCGCCAACGTATCCAACCCGAAGAACTGCTGAATCGCTGGATCGTGCCGCTGGAAAATCGCCACGACTACCTGACCTTGCCGACCGGTAAAAAAATTCAAACGCCGTTCGAACAATTGATTATTTTCTCCACCAACCTGAACCCCGATCAGTTGGTCGATGAAGCCTTCCTACGGCGTGTGCCCTACAAAATCTTTGTCGACGACCCTTCGGAAGACGAATTCCGGGCGATCACTCGAGCCGTCGCCGAATCGTTTGGCTTTTCTCACGGCAGCGAGGCCGCCGAGCACCTGCTGGCGATGTACCGCAAACATGATCGCCGCCGTCGCCGCTGCCACCCCCGCGACCTCCTGACCCAAGTCAACAACTTTTGCAAATACCGCAAGTTGAAACCGCAATTGCGACCTGAGTTTCTCGACAAAGCATGCCTTAGCTACTTCAGCGAACTGTAA